One window from the genome of Carassius carassius chromosome 15, fCarCar2.1, whole genome shotgun sequence encodes:
- the LOC132157781 gene encoding chromatin target of PRMT1 protein-like isoform X1, whose amino-acid sequence MNPQDSQKIILNSTCTVSLHDRFTGLLKHQPADLMDITAAVNQQTAASLKNQRLALEMANRPSVMAALHNTSNINNQLCKVSVKARLGCPMGRGGMMELRGQKRGRGGGGRRGLVKGFYTRTISSLGDQKGWSQLQHGGIVNWTGPVGNGGGGPIRKTEGNAERQVPHPGTAQGGGRFTSVSRAHSGCGRARFSSPQIASREQLDKQLDEYMSMTKSHMDAELDAYMAEVDLGDSV is encoded by the exons ATGAATCCTCAGGATTCCCAAAAGATCATCCTGAACAGCACATGCACCGTCTCTCTGCATGACCG CTTCACCGGTTTGCTGAAGCATCAGCCGGCTGATTTGATGGACATCACAGCCGCAGTGAACCAGCAGACTGCAGCCTCTCTGAAGAACCAGCGTCTGGCTCTGGAGATGGCCAACAGACCTTCTGTGATGGCCGCCCTTCATAACACATCT AATATAAATAATCAACTGTGCAAAGTGAGCGTGAAGGCGAGACTAGGCTGTCCCATGGGGAGAGGGGGTATGATGGAATTGCGGGGGCAAAAGAGGGGAAGAGGGGGCGGTGGCAGAAGAGGACTGGTCAAAGGATTTTATACAAGGACAA TCTCCTCTCTAGGTGATCAGAAGGGGTGGAGCCAGCTACAGCATGGAGGAATTGTGAATTGGACTGGACCAGTGGGAAACGGAGGGGGAGGACCCATTAGAAAGACCG AAGGAAATGCAGAGCGGCAGGTGCCACATCCAGGAACAGCACAAG GTGGTGGCCGTTTTACGTCTGTCAGTAGGGCACATTCAGGCTGCGGCCGGGCCAGATTCAGCAGCCCCCAGATTGCTTCTCGGGAGCAGTTGGATAAACAACTGGATGAGTACATGTCCATGACCAAGAGTCATATGGATGCAGAGCTGGATGCATATATGGCTGAGGTGGATTTGGGTGACAGTGTGTGA
- the LOC132157781 gene encoding chromatin target of PRMT1 protein-like isoform X2, whose translation MNPQDSQKIILNSTCTVSLHDRFTGLLKHQPADLMDITAAVNQQTAASLKNQRLALEMANRPSVMAALHNTSNINNQLCKVSVKARLGCPMGRGGMMELRGQKRGRGGGGRRGLVKGFYTRTSDQKGWSQLQHGGIVNWTGPVGNGGGGPIRKTEGNAERQVPHPGTAQGGGRFTSVSRAHSGCGRARFSSPQIASREQLDKQLDEYMSMTKSHMDAELDAYMAEVDLGDSV comes from the exons ATGAATCCTCAGGATTCCCAAAAGATCATCCTGAACAGCACATGCACCGTCTCTCTGCATGACCG CTTCACCGGTTTGCTGAAGCATCAGCCGGCTGATTTGATGGACATCACAGCCGCAGTGAACCAGCAGACTGCAGCCTCTCTGAAGAACCAGCGTCTGGCTCTGGAGATGGCCAACAGACCTTCTGTGATGGCCGCCCTTCATAACACATCT AATATAAATAATCAACTGTGCAAAGTGAGCGTGAAGGCGAGACTAGGCTGTCCCATGGGGAGAGGGGGTATGATGGAATTGCGGGGGCAAAAGAGGGGAAGAGGGGGCGGTGGCAGAAGAGGACTGGTCAAAGGATTTTATACAAGGACAA GTGATCAGAAGGGGTGGAGCCAGCTACAGCATGGAGGAATTGTGAATTGGACTGGACCAGTGGGAAACGGAGGGGGAGGACCCATTAGAAAGACCG AAGGAAATGCAGAGCGGCAGGTGCCACATCCAGGAACAGCACAAG GTGGTGGCCGTTTTACGTCTGTCAGTAGGGCACATTCAGGCTGCGGCCGGGCCAGATTCAGCAGCCCCCAGATTGCTTCTCGGGAGCAGTTGGATAAACAACTGGATGAGTACATGTCCATGACCAAGAGTCATATGGATGCAGAGCTGGATGCATATATGGCTGAGGTGGATTTGGGTGACAGTGTGTGA